From Pseudomonas sp. B21-028, one genomic window encodes:
- a CDS encoding zinc-binding dehydrogenase, with protein MKALQGVEGQVVWADEPSPTCDVGQVRIRVAAAGLNRADLLQKAGLYPPPPGASHVLGLECSGVISEVGAGSSWQVGDRVCALLAGGGMAEEVVVDARHVLPVPEGLSLPEAAALPEVYSTAWLNLFQLAGLKPGEKVLLHAGASGVGSAAIQLCKAFGNPCWVSVGSVDRLAYCEALGAQGGVVRADDIERLNDFAPFDVILDPVGASYARLNVKLLSVDGRWVLIGLMGGRESHLDLAKILAKRIQLLGSTLRSRDDQFKADLLRDLGEHVWPLFTEKRLSPQLAATFPIEEAEAAFAELAGNKVSGKLVLVIDESLS; from the coding sequence GTGAAAGCATTGCAAGGCGTTGAAGGGCAAGTGGTATGGGCTGATGAGCCAAGTCCTACGTGCGATGTAGGGCAAGTTCGCATTCGTGTGGCGGCTGCCGGCCTGAATCGGGCCGATTTGTTGCAGAAAGCCGGACTTTATCCGCCGCCCCCCGGGGCCAGCCACGTACTGGGGTTGGAGTGTTCCGGGGTCATCAGCGAGGTTGGGGCGGGCTCGTCCTGGCAGGTGGGTGATCGCGTGTGTGCTTTGCTCGCCGGCGGCGGCATGGCCGAGGAAGTGGTGGTCGATGCCCGGCATGTGCTGCCAGTGCCCGAGGGCCTGTCATTGCCTGAAGCGGCCGCGCTGCCTGAGGTCTACAGCACTGCGTGGCTGAATCTGTTCCAGCTGGCAGGCCTCAAGCCCGGGGAGAAAGTGCTGCTGCACGCCGGGGCCAGTGGCGTCGGGTCTGCTGCAATCCAACTGTGCAAGGCGTTCGGCAACCCATGCTGGGTCAGTGTCGGTTCTGTCGATCGGCTGGCCTATTGCGAGGCGCTGGGGGCCCAGGGCGGCGTGGTGCGGGCTGACGACATCGAGCGCTTGAACGACTTCGCGCCCTTCGACGTGATCCTCGATCCGGTGGGCGCCAGCTACGCCAGGCTCAACGTGAAACTTTTGTCAGTTGACGGGCGTTGGGTGTTGATCGGGCTGATGGGCGGACGGGAAAGCCACCTGGACCTGGCGAAGATCCTCGCCAAGCGTATCCAGTTGCTGGGTTCGACCCTGCGCAGTCGCGACGATCAATTCAAGGCCGATCTGCTGCGGGATTTGGGTGAACATGTCTGGCCGTTATTCACCGAGAAGCGCCTGAGCCCACAATTGGCTGCGACTTTTCCGATCGAGGAAGCCGAAGCGGCGTTTGCCGAGCTGGCGGGTAACAAGGTGTCAGGTAAGTTGGTATTGGTGATTGATGAGAGTCTGAGCTGA